In Kryptolebias marmoratus isolate JLee-2015 linkage group LG4, ASM164957v2, whole genome shotgun sequence, the following proteins share a genomic window:
- the LOC108250716 gene encoding ral GTPase-activating protein subunit beta isoform X1 yields MDESLAAAQGHVSALSCFPPSVGRDVAVAVVKPLAAGLGNPNTHSLLRTDRQVKWTMEVLCYGLTLPLDRDTVKLCVDVYTDWLMALVFHRSSTPPPINRDPNLYVQKILRHLYFLFLPRSDQESPVYLTLCQQVLSAVRSLVRKSSMMSRETWETLLHFLLRINHAMLAPPTAAGVLSDLSMAVFLEVWLQSCSQCFPSRLLWQTCRQMLHSWKHQPAVVEQWSRGTAALTSRLLPLVFGSSFPPFKVSDEDAALVPAAMGDRHVSHTWFRFLHMFSNPVDLVRSASGASQDEVLKTGDDQLPGIFFRAMRGVNELVNAFLGVAVVNREQPEQLQLNTGITTRIHFRDRLPSLGVSVSQSPFRDHLPAHGLLRPRSGSAPPTPVNIHVTDPPPPRTSPPSQKREPKAPYKFSLTSSSRHYSSLLPPFPLSLCSSLQHLPHPLRCNLDSLLHLFGSWLFDAALITTDSNLSGRHSDVTLLSERWAAGRAEACGTLCRIFTCKKTAENILSVYLSRFYLVLLQSLQEACPLVVASILLNSTGLFCCDLKGINLLLPTFISVLESVLLDRDLIKFKGLVSLVDLRQASIFILLSLLPLPLQLRSVQSQVSLAGKLPASDVTGGNFLCLKHRLFSLLIGALQTETDTCNIQLLLSAMLNVVHDSAAVAAAGSLQQEMESQSKRTGRTRRNSGTTSFSGQSDAAAVLWVHMVHFLTRRLTSQWRNDSAVCLLALEVLGGLAKVEVQVEDMERRRVVSSVCTYIVFQCSRPPPLHSKDLHSIIVAAFFCLNIWLTRHPALLNQQECLSEVLEIVELGISGSKSRQKQEVKWKEEKELNPASLRVKEAAEATLNCVMQVSGACTNVDRSLNEDAVIGSYCLTDSNLKKFRYFVLESSVILGLLEPEPEQAQSPSLMVVIRGPSGCNSWSLQLHLLPRSGQALTQNILIPEKRSVTPEVSGTQCGVKHHLIPENIKRFPSVKADQSIPALHNTVTHEVQQQLDYLQAALKTQNQIETQPRGCGHSGIMTTCRPPLPVSNFQVTRLFLSHLGLLTPESVKDPGINGILAPLASLDSSLPGFSEKLRCLDQLPSRTCESAFVLYMRAGQRTATEILRNVENYRNVQINFLDFLSSLGQPEEVGRQQQVGGANPSSSDFAAVLSDSGGAVFDGRRFVLKSTDALMDITFIVPSTQTCTGDWLKSSEEASSSNQNHPDVRSDSTPKSTSCPAEGMKSCCCFSEVFDSKSKILIVWAECFEDIERFPLSDLLSETRTQTENSASNVHLLFIHPLKTGLYRICFHGNVSSKLGLVAPLVSGSVVSRRSLGFLVTEMVINCCHRRRLERDSAPPPHVRRKHMINDIILHYSSRRSEPAFYSGLFHR; encoded by the exons ATGGACGAATCACTGGCTGCGGCTCAGGGTCATGTGAGCGCGCTCAGTTGTTTCCCGCCTTCTGTGGGCAGAGATGTTGCTGTTGCTGTGGTGAAGCCCCTGGCAGCAGGACTGGGAAACCCCAACACCCACAGCCTGCTGCgtacagacagacag GTGAAGTGGACTATGGAAGTCCTCTGTTATGGTCTCACTCTGCCATTGGACAGAGACACTGTCAAACTCTGTGTGGACGTCTACACTGATTGGCTCATGGCCCTGGTGTTCCACAGAAGCTCCACTCCTCCACCAATCAACAGAGACCCCAACCTGTATGTCCAGAAGATTCTGAGACACCtctacttcctgttcctgcCCAG GTCAGACCAGGAGAGTCCGGTCTACCTGACTCTCTGTCAGCAGGTGTTGTCTGCTGTTCGCTCATTGGTCAGAAAAAGTTCAATGATGAGCAGGGAAACCTGGGAGACTCTGCTGCATTTCCTGCTTCGCATCAACCATGCCATGCTGGCTCCACCCACAGCTGCAG GAGTCCTGTCAGACCTGTCCATGGCCGTCTTTCTGGAGGTGTGGCTTCAGTCGTGCTCTCAGTGCTTTCCGTCTCGGTTGTTGTGGCAGACCTGCAGACAGATgttgcacagctggaaacatcagCCAGCTGTGGTGGAGCAGTGGAGCCGAGGCACTGCAGCTTTGACCTCCAg GCTGCTGCCGCTTGTCTTCggttcttcttttcctcccttCAAGGTTTCAGACGAAGACGCAGCTCTGGTTCCTGCAGCTATGGGAGACAGACATGTCTCTCACACCTGGTTCAGGTTCCTGCACATGTTCAG TAACCCAGTGGACCTCGTTCGTTCTGCCTCTGGTGCCTCACAGGACGAAGTGCTTAAAACAGGAGATGATCAGCTGCCAGGCATCTTCTTCAGAGCCATGAGAGGAGTCAATGAACTGGTCAACGCCTTCCTTG gtgtGGCTGTGGTGAACAGAGAACAACCAGAGCAGCTGCAGTTAAACACAG GAATCACAACAAGGATTCATTTCAGAGACAGACTGCCTTCTCTGG GTGTTTCTGTGAGCCAGAGTCCTTTCAGAGACCACCTCCCTGCTCACG GGCTCCTTCGGCCTCGTTCTGGGAGTGCCCCGCCCACACCTGTGAATATTCATGTAACTGATCCACCTCCCCCCAGAACCTCCCCACCATCACAGAAACGAGAACCAAAGGCACCCTACAAGTTCTCTTTG ACATCATCCTCCCGTCACTATTCCTCCTTACTGCCTCCCTTCCCCTTGTCCCTGTGCTCATCCCTCCAACACCTGCCTCACCCCCTCAGGTGTAACCTGGATTCCCTCTTACACCTGTTCGGCTCCTGGCTGTTTGATGCTGCTCTGATCACCACAGACTCTAATCTGTCTG GAAGACATAGTGATGTCACTTTGTTGTCAGAGCGTTGGGCAGCAGGGCGAGCTGAAGCCTGTGGGACACTTTGTAGGATCTTCACTTGCAAGAAGACTGcggaaaacattttatctgtctACCTGTCCAG attttaccTGGTTCTACTGCAGAGTCTCCAGGAGGCATGTCCTCTTGTTGTGGCATCCATCCTGCTGAACTCCACTGGTCTGTTCTGCTGTGACCTGAAAGGGATCAACCTGCTGCTGCCCACCTTCATCTCTGTTTTGGAGAGCGTGCTGCTTGACAG AGATCTGATCAAATTTAAAGGTCTTGTTAGTCTGGTGGATTTAAGGCAAGCCTCCATTTTCATCCTGCTGTCCCTCCTGCCCCTACCCCTGCAGCTCAGATCTGTCCAATCACAG GTCTCGTTGGCTGGAAAGTTACCTGCTTCTGATGTCACAGGAGGTAACTTCTTGTGTCTGAAGCACCGCCTCTTCAGCCTTCTGATTGGAGCTCTGCAGACTGAGACGGACACCTGCAACATTCAGCTCCTTCTCT CCGCCATGTTGAACGTTGTTCACGACTCGGCGGCAGTTGCTGCTGCAGGAAGTCTTCAACAG GAAATGGAGTCCCAGTCCAAGAGGACTGGCAGAACTCGAAGGAACAGTGGAACAACATCATTCT CTGGCCAATCAGATGCAGCAGCAGTCCTGTGGGTTCACATGGTTCATTTCTTGACTCGACGTTTGACGTCTCAGTGGAGGAATGACTCAGCAGTTTGTCTGTTGGCACTAGAAGTACTGGGAGGACTAGCCAAG GTGGAGGTTCAGGTGGAGGACATGGAGAGGCGTCGTGTGGTCAGTTCTGTCTGTACCTACATCGTGTTTCAGTgcagtcgtcctcctcctcttcactccaAAGATCTCCACTCTATCATTGTAGCTGCTTTCTTCTGTCTGAACATCTGGTTGACTCGGCATCCAGCCCTGCTCAACCAGCAG GAGTGTCTTTCAGAGGTTTTGGAGATTGTGGAGTTGGGGATTTCAGGCAGTAAGTctagacaaaaacaggaagtgaagtggAAAGAGGAGAAGGAATTAAACCCCGCCTCTCTGAGGGTGAAGGAGGCAGCTGAGGCCACACTGAACTG CGTCATGCAGGTTTCCGGAGCGTGCACAAATGTTGACAGGTCCTTGAATGAGGATGCTGTGATTGGCAGCTATTGTTTGACTGACAGCAACCTGAaaaagttcagatattttgtgtTGGAAAGTTCTGTGATCTTGGGTCTTTTGGAGCCAGAACCTGAACAGG CACAAAGTCCCTCACTCATGGTGGTCATCAGGGGACCATCAGGATGTAACAGCTGGTCTTTGCAGCTCCATCTTCTGCCCAGAAGTGGTCAAGCACTCACACAG AATATTCTGATCCCAGAAAAGCGCAGTGTAACCCCGGAGGTTTCTGGAACACAATGTGGTGTCAAACATCATCTAATTCCTGAAAACATCAAGAGATTTCCTTCAGTTAAAGCTGATCAGAGCATTCCTGCTCTGCACAACACAGTTACCCATGAG GTGCAGCAGCAGTTGGACTATCTTCAGGCAGCCTTAAAGACTCAGAACCAAATTGAAACTCAACCTCGAGGGTGTGGCCATTCAGGCATCATGACAACCTGCAGGCCACCGCTTCCTGTCTCCAACTTCCAGGTGACCAGACTTTTCCTATCCCACCTGGGTCTGCTGACACCTGAAAGTGTGAAG GATCCAGGTATCAATGGCATCCTGGCTCCACTTGCGTCTCTAGACTCATCTCTTCCAGGTTTTTCAGAAAAGCTGCGATGTTTGGATCAGCTCCCATCCAGAACTTGTGAATCTGCTTTTGTCCTCTACATGAGAGCTGGCCAGAGGACAGCCACAGAG ATCCTTAGGAATGTGGAGAACTACAGGAATGTCCAAATTAATTTCCTGGACTTCCTGTCATCTCTTGGACAGCCAGAAGAGGTGGGGCGACAGCAGCAGGTGGGCGGAGCCAACCCCAGCAGCTCAG ATTTCGCTGCTGTACTGAGCGACAGTGGAGGCGCCGTATTTGATGGACGGAGATTCGTCCTTAAGTCCACTGATGCTCTCATGGACATCACCTTCATCGTTCCATCGACACAAACATGTA CAGGTGATTGGCTGAAGAGTTCTGAGGAGGCATCATCATCCAACCAGAATCATCCTGATGTCAGATCAGACTCCACCCCAAAATCTACA AGCTGTCCAGCTGAAGGCATGAAgtcctgttgttgtttctcagaGGTTTTCGATTCTAAATCTAAAATTCTGATCGTTTGGGCTGAATGCTTCGAGGACATTG AGAGGTTTCCTCTGTCTGATCTGCTGTCAGAGACaaggacacaaacagaaaacag TGCTTCCAATGTCCATCTGTTGTTCATTCATCCTCTGAAAACTGGACTCTACCGAatctgtttccatggaaacgtCTCCAGCAAGCTGGGCTTGGTCGCACCGTTGGTCAGTGGGAGCGTGGTCAGCAGGAGGTCTCTTG